A stretch of Homo sapiens chromosome 12, GRCh38.p14 Primary Assembly DNA encodes these proteins:
- the PIWIL1 gene encoding piwi-like protein 1 isoform 2 (isoform 2 is encoded by transcript variant 2), with translation MTGRARARARGRARGQETAQLVGSTASQQPGYIQPRPQPPPAEGELFGRGRQRGTAGGTAKSQGLQISAGFQELSLAERGGRRRDFHDLGVNTRQNLDHVKESKTGSSGIIVRLSTNHFRLTSRPQWALYQYHIDYNPLMEARRLRSALLFQHEDLIGKCHAFDGTILFLPKRLQQKVTEVFSKTRNGEDVRITITLTNELPPTSPTCLQFYNIIFRRLLKIMNLQQIGRNYYNPNDPIDIPSHRLVIWPGFTTSILQYENSIMLCTDVSHKVLRSETVLDFMFNFYHQTEEHKFQEQVSKELIGLVVLTKYNNKTYRVDDIDWDQNPKSTFKKADGSEVSFLEYYRKQYNQEITDLKQPVLVSQPKRRRGPGGTLPGPAMLIPELCYLTGLTDKMRNDFNVMKDLAVHTRLTPEQRQREVGRLIDYIHKNDNVQRELRDWGLSFDSNLLSFSGRILQTEKIHQGGKTFDYNPQFADWSKETRGAPLISVKPLDNWLLIYTRRNYEAANSLIQNLFKVTPAMGMQMRKAIMIEVDDRTEAYLRVLQQKVTADTQIVVCLLSSNRKDKYDAIKKYLCTDCPTPSQCVVARTLGKQQTVMAIATKIALQMNCKMGGELWRVDIPLKLVMIVGIDCYHDMTAGRRSIAGFVASINEGMTRWFSRCIFQDRGQELVDGLKVCLQAALRAWNSCNEYMPSRIIVYRDGVGDGQLKTLVNYEVPQFLDCLKSIGRGYNPRLTVIVVKKRVNTRFFAQSGGRLQNPLPGTVIDVEVTRPEWYDFFIVSQAVRSGSVSPTHYNVIYDNSGLKPDHIQRLTYKLCHIYYNWPVSASTC, from the exons atgacTGGGAGAGCCCGAGCCAGAGCCAGAGGAAGGGCCCGCGGTCAGGAGACAGCGCAGCTGGTGGGCTCCACTGCC AGTCAGCAACCTGGTTATATTCAGCCTAGGCCTCAGCCGCCACCAGCAGAGGGGGAATTATTTGGCCGTGGACGGCAGAGAGGAACAGCAGGAGGAACAGCCAAGTCACAAG gactcCAGATATCTGCTGGATTTCAGGAGTTATCGTTAGCAGAGAGAGGAGGTCGTCGTAGAGATTTTCATGATCTTGGTGTGAATACAAGGCAGAACCTAGACCATGTTAAAGAATCAAAAACAG GTTCTTCAGGCATTATAGTAAGGTTAAGCACTAACCATTTCCGGCTGACATCCCGTCCCCAGTGGGCCTTATATCAGTATCACATTGACTATAACCCACTGATGGAAGCCAGAAGACTCCGTTCAGCTCTTCTTTTTCAACACGAAGATCTAATTGGAAAGTGTCATGCTTTTGATGGAACGATATTATTTTTACCTAAAAGACTACAGCAAAAG GTTACTGAAGTTTTTAGTAAGACCCGGAATGGAGAGGATGTGAGGATAACGATCACTTTAACAAATGAACTTCCACCTACATCACCAACTTGTTTGCAGTTCTATAATATTATTTTCAGGAG GCTTTTGAAAATCATGAATTTGCAACAAATTGGACGAAATTATTATAACCCAAATGACCCAATTGATATTCCAAGTCACAG GTTGGTGATTTGGCCTGGCTTCACTACTTCCATCCTTCAGTATGAAAACAGCATCATGCTCTGCACTGACGTTAGCCATAAAGTCCTTCGAAGTGAGACTGTTTTGGATTTCATGTTCAACTTTTATCATCagacagaagaacataaatttcaAGAACAAGTTTCCAAAGAACTAATAGGTTTAGTTGTTCTTACCAA GTATAACAATAAGACATACAGAGTGGATGATATTGACTGGGACCAGAATCCCAAGAGCACCTTTAAGAAAGCCGACGGCTCTGAAGTCAGCTTCTTAGAATACTACAGGAAG CAATACAACCAAGAGATCACCGACTTGAAGCAGCCTGTCTTGGTCAGCCAGCCCAAGAGAAGGCGGGGCCCTGGGGGGACACTGCCAGGGCCTGCCATGCTCATTCCTGAGCTCTGCTATCTTACAG GTCTAACTGATAAAATGCGTAATGATTTTAACGTGATGAAAGACTTAGCCGTTCATACAAGACTAACTCCAGAGCAAAGGCAGCGTGAAGTGGGACGACTCATTGATTACATTCATAA AAACGATAATGTTCAAAGGGAGCTTCGAGACTGGGGTTTGAGCTTTGATTCCAACTTACTGTCCTTCTCAGGAAGAATTTTGCAAACAGAAAAGATTCACCAAGGTGGAAAAACA TTTGATTACAATCCACAATTTGCAGATTGGTCCAAAGAAACAAGAGGTGCACCATTAATTAGTGTTAAGCCACTAGATAACTGGCTGTTGATCTATACGCGAAGAAATTATGAAGCAGCCAATTCATTGATACAAAATCTATTTAAAGTTACACCAGCCATGGGCATGCAAATGAGAAAAGCAATAAT GATTGAAGTGGATGACAGAACTGAAGCCTACTTAAGAGTCTTACAGCAAAAGGTCACAGCAGACACCCAGATA GTTGTCTGTCTGTTGTCAAGTAATCGGAAGGACAAATACGATGCTATTAAAAAATACCTGTGTACAGATTGCCCTACCCCAAGTCAGTGTGTGGTGGCCCGAACCTTAGGCAAACAGCAAACTGTCATGGCCATTGCTACAAAGATTGCCCTACAGATGAACTGCAAGATGGGAGGAGAGCTCTGGAGGGTGGACATCCCC CTGAAGCTCGTGATGATCGTTGGCATCGATTGTTACCATGACATGACAGCTGGGCGGAGGTCAATCGCAGGATTTGTTGCCAGCATCAATGAAGGGATGACCCG CTGGTTCTCACGCTGCATATTTCAGGATAGAGGACAGGAGCTGGTAGATGGGCTCAAAGTCTGCCTGCAAG CGGCTCTGAGGGCTTGGAATAGCTGCAATGAGTACATGCCCAGCCGGATCATCGTGTACCGCGATGGCGTAGGAGACGGCCAGCTGAAAACACTGGTGAACTACGAAGTGCCACAGTTTTTGGATTGTCTAAAATCCATTGGTAGAGGTTACAA CCCTAGACTAACGGTAATTGTGGTGAAGAAAAGAGTGAACACCAGATTTTTTGCTCAGTCTGGAGGAAGACTTCAGAATCCACTTCCTGGAACAGTTATTGATGTAGAGGTTACCAGACCAGAATG